GAGCCTGGTTTCTGACACAGAGGAGGGATGGCTGCACATGTGAACCATCTGCCCTAATCCTGTGGAGCTTGAGGGAGCTCTGTTAACACTGAAGAGAGCGTGATACGGGATCCAGTAgtgaaaaagatgttttttcctgGCACAGGTTATGCTTAATAACCTGAGTGCAGAGGTGTATTTGTTGCCTGTGGTAGGATCGTTATACATGGCGCTTGGTTTAAAAATTCTTCGTATGGGAAAATCCTGTCGGCTTATTGTAAAAATGCCTTCAGTGGGTGGGTGTGCTGCTTGGAAGTCAGACCTTTGAGGCAGGGAGACTTCCCAGCAGGAGAAACTAAGAGCAAGGCAGTAGAGTGTAGCTGAATTAATCTGGAAGAGTGTTAGTGCTGCGTGACAAGGGTTGCTGTACTGTAGCACGGGAATTTAGTTACTGTTCTTATTTTCCTGCATTCTTCTCGGGGACTACTTAAAAATGTCTCTCTGAGATCTTATTTTCTAGCATTATTGTTGCCCTAAGGGTGTTCTAGTTTGGTCTCTGCAGCAGTATTATTGTAAACCTTTCCGCTTCTGGAAAGTCATTTGAACGCAGTTGGGGTAGTCCCAGCCCATCAGAAGCAAGCGATTCTTGATGTTTCCTGGGATGTTGTTTAATGAGGCCTCTGATTCTTAGCGTTGGGcattgttgcttttaaaacttaCAGAAATGAGAAGCAGTTAAATTTGCTCTTttgaaaaaaggttgaaaaatgctgcaaattgTCAAGTAGGGTAATTAAGTACAGCCATTGTTGCTGGATTAAGCCAGTGTGTGGCTCTTCATTCTGACTGCTGTGAATACCCTCCTAAAGCTCAAGTAATCACGTGGCTTTAAGGTGCTTACAGGCAGAATTTCAGTTAACTACAGTTTTGCACATTGTATTGGCTAAACCTGGCATTATTGCAAATTGAATTAATAACACAGGTTAtggtttggtttgtctttttttttttttttttaaccagtatcTGCTTTCAGGCTAAAATGACTGAATCCTCTCTCCGATCTGCAGGTGGCAATGTACTGGCACTGAATacctggggagcagaggctgggccGCATATGCAGGCCTTACACTTCAGTTTTGCTGTCGGTGCGTTTGTGGCTCCAATCCTGGCTAAAATGGCCTTGGGAGGCTCTGAATCTAAAGACCTTCCGGTAGCTGAAAAGACAAATCAGTCTGTCCTGAGGCCTGTGCCAACAGCATCAGCTGCATCAGCTGTGTCAGCACTGAAACACCATCTTGGTGCGGATTTTTTGTGGTCCTATATTGTCATAGGGACCtatcttctgtttgtttctttcttcttttttattttgtattcaaaGGGCAGCTCAGCTCGAGACAAATCAAAGGCTTCTTTGCAGAAACGCATGTTTGCCAAATACCACTATGCCCTTACTCTTCTCCTGTTCATATTCTTCTTCTGCTACGTGGGAGCGGAGGTCACTTACGGCTCTTACATATTTACTCATGCAAAGGTCTTCACcgagatgaaagaaaatgaagcagctgCTTTGAATTCTGTCTTCTGGGGTGCATTTGCCGCTTGCAGAGGAGTGGCAATATTCTGTGCTGCTTGCTTGTACCCTGGCACCATGATCCTGCTGAGTATCATAGGCTCTGCTGTCTCCTCTTCGTGCTTGGCCTTCTTTGCGAGGTACCCAGCCTCGCTGTGGGTTGGAACCGCTGTGTATGGAGCGTCAATGGCTACCATCTTTCCCAGCGGCATTTCCTGGATAGAACAGTACACGGTCGTGCAAGGAAAATCGGCTTCTCTGTTTGTGATCGGCGCCGCGCTGGGCGAGATGTGCATTCCTGCCGTGGTGGGGTACCTTCAGGGAAGGTTTCACCACGTTCCTGTGGTTATGTACACTGCCTTGGTGACTTCTGCAATGACGGTTGTACTCTTCCCTCTGATGTACAAATTGGCCAACTCTCCCGGTGAGAGTGACTTGAAAGAAAGGAGTGAGAGCGAGGACCGGAAAGCTTTGTTGTCAAACTCGGGGCTTAATGAGGatgaagaggatgaggaggatgcGGGAGAGTGGAACGAAGCAGACTTTGAGGTAATAGAAATGAATGACACGCTGAGAAACTCTGTGATAGAGACCTCCCGAAAGATACCCGGGGACTCTCCAGCCAAAGTCTCTCTCCAGCCCCGTCTGGACAGCGTATTGCGCGATTCTCCCGTGGTTGCTGGTGGCTCCCCTGGgagaaaaaatgtgaatgttgACCGGGAGAAGAACGATTGAAGTAAAAGctgactttgtttttttaaaaagggaaatgcaaTTGAACTGTAGAAGTGGTTCGAGAATCCTTTTCTAGTGGCGCAGAGCTCAGCGTGttcatttctgtgtttgtccggccctttctcctcttcattttcagCCTGCAGGGATGTGTCTCAGAGTGGGAAAGTCCACCGTGATGTGAATGGCGTAATGTGATACAATGTATAGACTATACCGAAAATGTTAAAGCATAAGAGGTGTTTTCTAAGTGTGAGGCATGCATTTAAGTAATATATGCTGTAATAAGAACTAACTAGGAAAGAAGGGGACTGCTCAGACCACTCAGTTGTTTGGGGGTGGGTGGAGGGTGCAGTTCCGATGTGCTTGGTCACAAAGTGTTTTCATGAGAGAGGAGAGAAATCTGTTACCTGTGATGCTGAGCTTGCTTATCCTGTGAAAGAAGAATGTTGCTACTGCATTGAAAGTTTGTGTGTGACATAAACCAGGAAATCAAGTCAAATTTCAGGTGACGCCCAGCGGCTGTAAATCAGATAGATAACCTATTGGCAAACTATATAATTTTCTGGTTCTGTCACTAAGATGAGAagaaacttaaaattaatttttaggaGTGGAACCATGCCTTTGGGTCATTTAAAAGCCGTGTATGGGAAGGGGGACAAAATGGGTCGTATTAATCTGCTGTAATGCTTAACTTTGATTTACTAGTTAAACAGTGATGACAAATCTAAATAGTCTAAAGTAACTTGTGATTGTACTTGTGATTTTAATTACTGCACTACTGCTGAAATCAAGGAATGTATGAAGAAGATGATAAAGTTACATATGAACAGATTACTTAATATATGGTATTGACATAGGGCTGTGATGTTTTTAAGCCAGTTGTTTAAAGGAAGGTTGTAACAACTTTTCTGGCTTCCTGTGCCAAGACTTTTAACACAGTGATGTGTTCAAATGAAAATTTGAGGGGGAATTATCGATGAGATGATCCTTTCAGGTTGTACTGTATGATCACTTGCCCCTTGCCAGCTGGATTGCTgccatttgggttttgtttctttgggcaATGACTTACAGGCAGACTCTTCCTAGAGAAGCAGCAGTGGTTTGTATTTGTAGGTTCATTGCTGCTGCTAAGCAGGAAGACCTGGGAAGGACCAGTCCTACCAGCGAGGCCTCCCCagtaagagcaaaaaaaaaaaagcagcagctaatgGCAAAAATCTGACTCTGAAACAGTACTCTTGCAATTTGTCTACTTGAAACTCCGAATTTGTAGGTTAAGGATTTTTAAGGCTGCGTGGTCAGAATGTgttaatgtttggggttttttactttgCACTGTTACgattatttttcttgctgacaAATTTAATTTACTAACGAAAGAGCTCTAGATGTAGCATCGCACAGAACCTTAGATGTTCGGTGTATTttcaagtttggttttgttccctctcTTGTCCCCTGTGTGTGCAACCTAGAACCTtgtggctttttcctttcttctgagaAGTTAGTAAGAAGCAGGAATCAACCTGTagtgaaaacataattttttttgcatcttgCCCTGTTGAGGGGGCCTCCCTCTGCTGTTGGCACTTGAATGCCAGTGTAGTTTTGCccgttccttttttttcttgtgtttatgcGCACTTCTGTGGCATCTTTTCCAGTGCAATGCATGAACCTGCACTCTAAAATATGGCCTTGTTTCACTTGCTACACAAGGGTTCTCTTCTTTGCTTAAGGTAATggtaaatgcttttaaatatcagGCCGAGTCCTGTTCTAGGTACATGTAACAGCATTTGTTCAACAGGAGTGAGTCTGTATGGCCTTGTGTGTTTAGTTCCATATGATAACAAATGATGTGGTGTGGCAGAGGTGGTGACTTAAACGAGTGCAGATTAAGCCTTCATTTCTTCaactttccttttccccttttttcttcctgcacacTACCGTAACTGCTTTGTGTGTGTCAGAAGTGGGGCTGTTACCTGATGGTGAGGACAAATGCCGCTGTGGATGGGGAGCGGGGTAactgcttctgctctgcttttgcaggcattcctgcccccccccccccccccccccccgggaggtCACAGGTTTCCTTTGGCAAAAACTGGGTTTGGTGCAGGATAAACGACAAAAGCTACGGAAACAGTTGCATGGCAGCTCCCCACTGGAACTGTAATTCATCAGCTGTACCTGAATTGATGGCCATGCAAAAAAGTTTCCCCATACCTGAGATCATGTtgccagaaaaaaattagtttaagaaACACACCTGGCAACaggaagatttttaaataatcccCAATTCATACACTAATCTTAGGAATGAAATTCCAAATTGAATGTCCTGCATGCAAGATTGTTCTCAGGGATAGTTTGTGTCTTGTGTAATCAAGTACTAAAAAAACAGACAATTGAAATTAAAGCCGCATTGGGAAATACGCTGTTACCTCTTTGAACCTTAGCTACTTATTGCTTATGTATACACACAGTGATTTATGTTTCTGACTATGTCTTCCcaacaaatgtaaaaatactgtgcaaaacagtttttttttttttttaactggctgtATTCATTCCTGCATGAGTCACTTGAATTCATCCCTGGTTTTCCCCCTTAAAAGCAGGAGGCCTGGGTAGCAGGAATGGAGCGACAGCCTAGAATGCCAAGGTAAGAGCAGCCTTTTACAGAAGGTAAAGAATCCAAAAAGCAGTGGGAGGAAGACAGAGTGGAACTCACAGAGTGACCCGGAGTGGTACTGTGTAGAATCTTGTCCAAGTGATAGGTGGAGGCCTTTGTCTGGATGATGTCTAAACTGTGAGCCATCTTAGCGAGTACTTAGAGCCTTCAGTGTCTTGGTTCTGGCCTCAAACTTGACATGGAATATACTCACAGAACTTGTTCTCCTTATCCCATAAAAGCATGCCTTTCATAGCAGGGGCTGCCCTTTAATGAAATGTTCAAGGCAATTTAAGATAAAACCGATCTAGGACACTCCCAACAATGAGTCCAGCTCACAGCAGCTCCAGACATCCTCAATGTTCAAGGCTGTAGCTTTCCTAGTTCTTGGATTGTGGTGTTCCTCAAGGCTTGTTTTTAGACAATGAATGTTAGTTTTTACATACTTAAATTTCCTTCCAAAGTAAATTGCTTACTGGCATATACAGTTAAAGTGAGGATCTATTTACAGTGCCTTTTAAGTTAAAGATCCTCCAGAAAGCTTTTAAACACTTAAACTTACATGCGATGGGTTGAAATTACTTGAAGTAAACTGTATGACTTTACCATTGCCTTGCTTATGCTATAGAAGTCATCTCTGTGTTGAGGACAAGAACCATGGGCCATGGATTAGCTATCTGAATTTATTAAGAATTGTATTTTTGTCTGTAAAGCCAGGACTGAGTTGAAGATGAGCACTTGCCCATTTGCTCCAGTGCTAAAGGTAACCTTTTGCAGTTAAgtgtcatttaatatttttatttattcctgaaaCACTGCCAAATGCTGGGTTGTACCGCAAGCACTAGCACGTTCGTCCTGGCGTTTGCACTTTTATTCTGTATGTGACCAATGGTAGAATGAAAGAGTAGGCAAAAGTTTTGTGCCTtgatgggtttgggttttttttagttactttgcATAAAAGCACATTGCAAGCTGTGGATGTTCtattatatatttaatagttTTTATTCTGCTTGGTGTGTGTTTACATTGTACGGTATAATGTGAAATTTAATAGACAGACTTGTGTCTTGAATGTAATAAATTCTTAACTGGAGGAGGCACTCAGGTTCCTTGATGTAAATAaagttttgttctatttttcaaAGCTACTCTGGACtcctaaatttaaaaattctcctGTTTTGACTAATGGAGAACTAGAAACATTTCTCTTCTGGTTTGGGGGAGAATTGATACCTCCAAGAATTGATGCCGAGGTTTTAGATCCCAAAGCTTAAGCTGGAAACCAAAAATTGTGGATTCTGAACTCTTATGGGAGCAGTCGTGGTTGCATTACTATTTGTGTGCTGACCAAGGGAAACAAAAGTGTCTGCAACTGAGgataaatataaaaaaagcagataatttttaCCATATCATTTTATTCAACTTTAATATGGTTTGCATTATTAACTTCTAAAACAAAATGATTTCCAGTTTAGAAAACAATGCACTGACCACataattccttttccattttatacAGTTATACAAATAttctaaatacacattttgtCAAGATGGTGGCAAATAAGATTTAACTGTACAGtacataaggaaagaaaatattttaagcatatttaGAAGCAATAGAAATGTCtatacaaaacaagcaaaaatggaataaaattttatatttaaagtatTGCAACAGTCCCACAGGTTTGtaacaaaaatgtctttgcacAGTTCCTCACAATGCCCCATTAATAGCTAAAGCAAGACAgcaatttttagaaaataatgtttcaaaatgcTACACATGATACTACTGCTTGCACAGTCTGATCAAAATAACAATCTACTTGGAATCAAGCAAAACTGAGGAGGAGATATACCAACCAACTTTAAAATTATCTGTATAAAAGTCATTGCACATTATTTTACTCAGttgtttgaaaagtaaaaaagtgtatttacaaaatatttcgCAGACAAAATTATAAAGTGAATGGATAATATATAAGTAACACGTCTTGATACTGACAGTTCAAGAACACACACTAATGGTTTTATCGTTTCAAGAGGTTTTCAGTGCTCCTTCCTCCAGGAAGTAAACTTGACTTCTACTTTGAAATGGATTTACAAGATGTTACACATAGCTATTTCAACATCAGCATTATAAAACAGTATGttagaaacatgaaagaaagaagaaatttgtaCATCTTAAAAAGTGAGCTATTCATAGatcaacaaatgtattttttttttaatttagttagGATAAGCGTTCATTATTCTTCAGATAATAAATCCAACACTTAAAATGGAAATCCTGGACTAGATGAGAATTGAAAAAGCACCATGCACAATAGTCTTAGTGTggtaaacactgaaaaaaaaatagcacctgGAATCCTGTAACACAGATCATTTAAAACTGGTCAAGTAGCTGGCGAAGATACGGTGCCTTTGACAGTTCTCTGCTTACTCTGGAGAGCTTGAAAAGTACTGGACAGTTGAGGGAGACACACTGGATCTGTCGATCAAAGCAGCCTGTACAGTTCTTGCATATCTAGATTACatgtaaaaaagcaaaacagattatTTGAAACTTGCCACAAGCAAGGCATAAATCACTTGGGACCACCAAGTCCTCAACACTCTATCGGCAGAACAGGCCCAGCCCTCCCAGCACCAAGCTTTTCCCCAGCCCAGGAGGGATCCAGAGCAGCTCCAttctctgctgcagcctctcctgcccctgccagaCTGCTCATTTTGCTGCTGGTGCCTGGCCAGCTGGCATCACCCACCCTGAACTGGGCAGAGATCAACAGCTTGACTGCACAGCTTGGGTTTCAGTCCTGCTAATTAAGGTCTACTCATACATGGTGGCTATTGGAAAAATCAGGTAAGTAACTTGAGAGGATTTAAGTGGGGCAGTGTGTTATATTAATGATAAACTTATCCTGTATAAAAGTTTCCTagtgaaaaaagacaaaactgttATTCTGCAGTTATTCTCTACACAGGAAAGGGACTTGCCAAACTACTCCTGTTTCAAGATAAGCTTCAATTAGAGTTTGACTTTCCAAGTCAGAGTTAATCAATGccaagacagaaatacacagggCACGCAGGTTCCACTTGGTCATGGAACTACTCGTTAAATGTAGTTAAAATGTAGTTAATGCTGCTTGAAAGTGCTTTTTAACATGAGATACCTGATAGAATAAAGTAGCAGCAGGCACAGTTCTTCCAAAGGTAGCTACCCTCAGAAAACTAAAGGCCCCTGCTtcgcttttatttttaatcctttccaGTATCTGCCACCTCCAATGGTTTTTCCAAAAACTCAGAAATTTGCTTCCAACCACACTTGCGCTTTGTGACATCAAAATGTAACATAATGTTATCCTACCATTTGCATAGTTTGAACAACAAATCAAAATCAtatcctttgcttttaaaattagttctttccttctttccatgttAAAATTATTTGGGCACCAGCAACCCTCTCAGCCAGACCTGTATCAGCACTGAATCCCTGCAAGACCAGAAACTCAAACTGACAATagctggagaggagcagccccTCTCGGCCAAGTCCCACAGGCGGCACCTCAGAGGATACCAGTTCTCTGACCTGCAACCATGACCAAAAAGAACAGGATTTAAACAGTTTGTTCCAGGTTTGTAACCACCAGAAGAACCTCAGAAATAAGTCTACTCTAGTTCTTTTGAAAGAGGCTGTGGCTGGTTTGAATGCAAGGGACCAAACCAAATGGTACCCAAGACACTTTGTAGGTTCAGTTTGTGCAGAGGGGAGAAGTCTATGGCCTTAATCTATGGCACGTAATTTTTAAGTGCACTTTAAAATAATGTACGATTCAGTGTGATACCAGTTTTCTGCTGGCTCCGGCATATTTATAATCTAGGAGGGCCAAGAATTTAAGCTGTGAAGGATATATACATCTTCATATTAAAATGAGACAGATGCTCTTACAGAGAGGTTGAGTCATCAAACACTGACTAGAGCGGGATCCCAGGCCTTGCCGACCTGTTGCATGTTGCAGGGACAAGAGACTGTTCTGATGAAACCCACTGATCCTCCTGTGGGGCTGGACCAGCCTGCCAAGTTCTGATTTATTCCAGAACAAAAGCAATGTAAAAGGTTCAGAGTACCACAGGAAAACTGCAGAACACACATCACCTTCCTCTACTGCCATTTACAATGCAGATCAGAGCAAATACtacaaattacagaaagaaacagcagTCCACACCTTAGTAATGCAGTATTTATGAATACTGAATTATAATGGTTTTCTAGCAACAGAGCCCCATGGGAACCTATCAAATCAATGCCTAGACTACAGGAACATTTATATCCCTGCAATTCAGACAAGTCTTTAAAATGGTTCACGTGCTCGtgctaaaaatgaattttaacaaaaatatttattaattataaaatacGACAGTATGGAAATTAGGTGAGGATATGTGTATGTTTCTGCAAGCAGAGGCATTGTGCTTTGCTATAATATATTCGTGAGCACAGTCAGCTACTCTCTTAATTGACTTCTagctcaagggaaaaaaactgcttGGAAAATTCCTATCGAGAGGAAAGGTAACAAGAAACCCCCCCCAAGCTAAAACACATCcatgttataaataaataatttttctgggaCAAACGTTTTTGTTACTAGATCATCCTcagttattttaatgcaaaaaaggTGAATCCTTCATACTTTTACAACTCTCCATCACTGCCATTGTAAAAAGGCACCTACAAACCATGTAAgatactcttaaaaaaagaaaaggataaaagcaTCTGCTGTTCTGATCCCCGCCTTTGTCTTCAGTTTTACACAAAGCTAAGGAGAGTAACAGCTGCtatgctgccttcaacagcaatgggaaaagcaagcaagctatAACACGTTTAACACCCAGATTGTACTTCCCATTTCTGTTGGGGGCATTCAGTAACACGCTGCTTTGAAATTTCAGCCCCTGTCTTTGGCTGACAGACATCCAAAATGCTTTAATCATACCTTGACCAGCTGTTCTTGCTTACGCTCCAGCTCTCGGATTTCTTGGTTGAGAATCACTGCCACATGCTGTGGCTGGCTTCTGCATTTATTACAGATCCCATACtgggtcagttcatcacacacgGGACAGTGTAAGGTCGTGAAATACTGGGAGATTGTGCCTTTGCGTCCTTCTAGCTCACTGCGGGCAGTCGAGGCAGCTTTTtgaatctgttaaaaaaaaaaatgtaagaggtAATGAATTTTCAAGAGAGCAGCTCGCCTTATTCCTAGATTACATAGCCTATCTTTTTGAAGAGGAGTATGAAAGTGCAACACAGCCTGCAGGGCATGGGTTCATTCACAAATTGTTAACATGGATCGCATCACTCTGAAGAGCGTAGCGCTTGCCCTGAGGTGATACACTGAACAGAGCCCACCCACATCTATTTCACAGGGAATCtcaccagaaaagagaaagagtaaCCAAAGAAATCCTCTGCCACATGCTAAATTCCCGATCTCATCTCAAACTCTGCCTCCTGCAGTTGTTCTTTTGTAGGTGCTGATCTACTTCACGTTCAAACAtgccctggctgcagctccagtgGCTGCCTTCCGGATCGTGCCTCCCCTAGAGTTTCTGTGCTAGTGCAGTCCCGATCACAGAGCTGCCGCTGTCCTTTGGTCTGTAGCTCTAGCTCATGCTCTGATTTCTCCGGACAAAGCTCCACCACTGCCCCCTCCACTGCCCAGGGAAGTTTGTTCTCTGCACTTGCTCCTGGTGCTCATGACTTAAGCTTTGTGCTATCCTTCAGTCTCCTGCTTCAAACACCCAGTTGCTCTGCTCCCTTTGACTTCCCTCGGTGCTCCCTGGCCTTGCAGAAAGTCAGggctctttttgcttttttgagagCAGCTTGTTGGCGATACTTAAGGTGAGTGTCACAGTGCCACCGGAAAGGTAGAGAAAAGAAGCGGAACTGAAGTCCATCAAGGCTATATTAAAAGTCTGCAGTGGGAAACATGATGTACTACTACGCTACTGAAATCTACACTAAGCAGAATAACCAAACTACACGGATACACTGTCTTTCACCTTTTTGTCAGGGGAATCACAAACTAAAATCCAGCTATCTAACACTTCTCTTCCTGCGTCTCATTGATTTCTTTAACTTTTAGGAAAGTCAGTTTTGGATataattagtttaaaaatttcCGgtgatacagatttttaaaaaagtgttccTGCTGCTGAGGCATTACCACCTTTTCTATAAAGAGGAAAGATCTTCAGAACATCTTGGAAAAACAGGAGTTCCAACATCTACTATAGAGAGATTTAAAAAGTGGTACAGCCAAATAGATGCATATACAAGTACCGCTAAAAATATACAGTTAtggcaaaatattcttttaaactaTGGAAGGAGGCAGAAAGTAGAAGATGATAGTGTGATCAACCCTGCACAGAAGGACTGGTCAAAAAATTGATTTACTAAATGAAACAAACTGCACAGAAGATCTCAGAATCAGGTCTGCATGTTTGGGCATCAAACACTGCCTTGTAAAATCACCTTTGCTGTTGCCTCATATAAACCTCATTCCACTAAAAGTCATGATAAAACCAAAGACTGTATAGATCCACTGCGTTTGtaatctgtttgttttcaaacacttaCCCGTGGCAACTCATGGTACCAGCTGAAGA
The Mycteria americana isolate JAX WOST 10 ecotype Jacksonville Zoo and Gardens chromosome 3, USCA_MyAme_1.0, whole genome shotgun sequence genome window above contains:
- the SLC60A2 gene encoding sodium-dependent glucose transporter 1 isoform X3; this encodes MAGGERKKHVRFAAPGEAAAAAAAGPRLPAAPHAEVSVVGGGGWRCGRGGEGAALRWCISGALCAAFLGLGMSIAVVGPTFQNLAANVHKNVSDIYYIFVGRSLGYLGGSVLGGVLFDSMNAHLLLALSMFGTTVGLYGIPWCKKSLLLTVLMSVIGASMGILDTGGNVLALNTWGAEAGPHMQALHFSFAVGAFVAPILAKMALGGSESKDLPVAEKTNQSVLRPVPTASAASAVSALKHHLGADFLWSYIVIGTYLLFVSFFFFILYSKGSSARDKSKASLQKRMFAKYHYALTLLLFIFFFCYVGAEVTYGSYIFTHAKVFTEMKENEAAALNSVFWGAFAACRGVAIFCAACLYPGTMILLSIIGSAVSSSCLAFFARYPASLWVGTAVYGASMATIFPSGISWIEQYTVVQGKSASLFVIGAALGEMCIPAVVGYLQGRFHHVPVVMYTALVTSAMTVVLFPLMYKLANSPGESDLKERSESEDRKALLSNSGLNEDEEDEEDAGEWNEADFEEAWVAGMERQPRMPR
- the SLC60A2 gene encoding sodium-dependent glucose transporter 1 isoform X2, with the protein product MAGGERKKHVRFAAPGEAAAAAAAGPRLPAAPHAEVSVVGGGGWRCGRGGEGAALRWCISGALCAAFLGLGMSIAVVGPTFQNLAANVHKNVSDIYYIFVGRSLGYLGGSVLGGVLFDSMNAHLLLALSMFGTTVGLYGIPWCKKSLLLTVLMSVIGASMGILDTGGNVLALNTWGAEAGPHMQALHFSFAVGAFVAPILAKMALGGSESKDLPVAEKTNQSVLRPVPTASAASAVSALKHHLGADFLWSYIVIGTYLLFVSFFFFILYSKGSSARDKSKASLQKRMFAKYHYALTLLLFIFFFCYVGAEVTYGSYIFTHAKVFTEMKENEAAALNSVFWGAFAACRGVAIFCAACLYPGTMILLSIIGSAVSSSCLAFFARYPASLWVGTAVYGASMATIFPSGISWIEQYTVVQGKSASLFVIGAALGEMCIPAVVGYLQGRFHHVPVVMYTALVTSAMTVVLFPLMYKLANSPGESDLKERSESEDRKALLSNSGLNEDEEDEEDAGEWNEADFEQEAWVAGMERQPRMPR
- the SLC60A2 gene encoding sodium-dependent glucose transporter 1 isoform X1 — its product is MAGGERKKHVRFAAPGEAAAAAAAGPRLPAAPHAEVSVVGGGGWRCGRGGEGAALRWCISGALCAAFLGLGMSIAVVGPTFQNLAANVHKNVSDIYYIFVGRSLGYLGGSVLGGVLFDSMNAHLLLALSMFGTTVGLYGIPWCKKSLLLTVLMSVIGASMGILDTGGNVLALNTWGAEAGPHMQALHFSFAVGAFVAPILAKMALGGSESKDLPVAEKTNQSVLRPVPTASAASAVSALKHHLGADFLWSYIVIGTYLLFVSFFFFILYSKGSSARDKSKASLQKRMFAKYHYALTLLLFIFFFCYVGAEVTYGSYIFTHAKVFTEMKENEAAALNSVFWGAFAACRGVAIFCAACLYPGTMILLSIIGSAVSSSCLAFFARYPASLWVGTAVYGASMATIFPSGISWIEQYTVVQGKSASLFVIGAALGEMCIPAVVGYLQGRFHHVPVVMYTALVTSAMTVVLFPLMYKLANSPGESDLKERSESEDRKALLSNSGLNEDEEDEEDAGEWNEADFEVIEMNDTLRNSVIETSRKIPGDSPAKVSLQPRLDSVLRDSPVVAGGSPGRKNVNVDREKND